The Streptomyces sp. NBC_00344 genome includes a window with the following:
- a CDS encoding ATP-binding cassette domain-containing protein, whose protein sequence is MTPRTGREPVAGTPGTRTPLLELDALRMEFGSRPVKVAVDGVSLTVYEGETLALVGESGCGKTTLTRLLLRLLEPTAGRVSFAGQDLAALSAAELRGVRREMQIVLQDPYSSMNPRLRITDIVAEPLVTHDPSARGRRGRARTRERVGELLDAVGLDPAIQDRYPHEFSGGQRQRISIARALALEPRLVVLDEPTSALDVSVQARILDLLADLQQRLGLTYVFVSHNLAVVRRVADRVAVMRGGQLVEVGAAAEVFSSPRHPYTRQLLDAVPVPDPRRARRPAGRTTAGDGAR, encoded by the coding sequence ATGACACCCCGGACCGGCAGGGAACCCGTGGCCGGCACACCCGGAACGCGTACCCCCCTGCTCGAACTGGACGCTCTGCGCATGGAGTTCGGCAGCCGACCGGTGAAGGTGGCGGTCGACGGCGTGTCGCTGACTGTGTACGAGGGTGAAACCCTCGCGCTGGTCGGCGAATCGGGCTGCGGCAAGACCACCCTCACCCGGCTGCTGCTGCGGCTGCTCGAACCGACGGCGGGCCGGGTGAGCTTCGCCGGACAGGACCTCGCGGCGCTCTCGGCGGCCGAACTGCGCGGCGTACGGCGCGAGATGCAGATCGTGCTGCAGGACCCGTACTCCAGCATGAACCCGCGGCTGCGCATCACCGACATCGTGGCCGAGCCGCTGGTCACCCACGATCCGTCCGCACGCGGCAGGCGCGGACGGGCGCGCACCAGGGAGCGGGTCGGTGAACTGCTCGACGCCGTGGGCCTGGACCCCGCCATCCAGGACCGCTACCCGCACGAGTTCTCCGGCGGCCAGCGTCAGCGGATCTCCATCGCCCGTGCGCTCGCCCTCGAGCCCCGCCTGGTGGTGCTCGACGAACCCACCAGCGCGCTGGACGTCTCGGTGCAGGCCAGAATCCTCGACCTGCTGGCGGACCTGCAGCAACGTCTCGGTCTGACCTATGTCTTCGTCTCGCACAACCTGGCCGTGGTGCGCCGGGTGGCGGACCGCGTCGCGGTGATGCGCGGCGGGCAGCTGGTGGAGGTGGGCGCGGCAGCCGAGGTTTTCAGCAGCCCCCGGCATCCGTACACCCGGCAGCTCCTCGACGCGGTGCCCGTCCCCGATCCCCGCAGAGCCCGCCGGCCGGCAGGCCGCACCACCGCCGGAGACGGAGCGCGGTGA
- a CDS encoding ABC transporter permease, whose protein sequence is MNATVTSKPASSVPVEATAGRSPGSAALRALLRNRLAVAALAVLAVMLIAAVFAPLLAPCDPAAQNLLLRLHPPVWEHGGSSAHPLGTDQLGRDMLSRVIYGTRVSLLVGAGAALLAGVIGTAVGLVSGFFGGWPDRILMRLADVQLAFPAILLALAIVGFLGSGLWYVILVLGFTGWVSYARVVRSEVMSLRSRDFITEARAIGVTDGAIMRRHLLPNVMAPLATIGTLHVAAAIVAEASLSYLGLGVPRETVTWGSMLADGQLYLGTSWWLAVFPGTALMITSLAVNITGDALRDVADPKAYRR, encoded by the coding sequence ATGAACGCCACCGTCACCTCGAAGCCCGCCTCCTCCGTTCCGGTCGAGGCCACCGCGGGCCGCAGTCCCGGCTCCGCCGCGCTGCGCGCCCTGCTGCGCAACCGGCTCGCCGTGGCCGCCCTGGCCGTACTGGCCGTCATGCTGATCGCCGCGGTCTTCGCGCCGCTGCTCGCCCCCTGCGATCCGGCGGCGCAGAACCTGCTGCTGAGACTGCACCCGCCCGTCTGGGAGCACGGCGGCAGCAGTGCCCATCCGCTCGGCACCGACCAGCTCGGCCGCGACATGCTCTCCCGCGTCATCTACGGAACCCGGGTCTCACTGCTGGTCGGCGCGGGCGCGGCGCTGCTGGCCGGTGTGATCGGTACCGCGGTCGGCCTGGTGTCCGGATTCTTCGGCGGCTGGCCCGACCGGATCCTGATGCGGCTTGCCGACGTCCAACTCGCTTTTCCGGCCATCCTGTTGGCGCTGGCCATCGTCGGCTTCCTCGGCTCCGGGCTCTGGTACGTGATCCTGGTGCTCGGCTTCACCGGCTGGGTCTCGTACGCCCGGGTGGTCCGCTCGGAGGTCATGTCCCTGCGCTCGCGGGACTTCATCACCGAGGCACGGGCGATCGGTGTCACCGACGGCGCCATCATGCGCCGGCATCTGCTGCCCAACGTGATGGCGCCCCTCGCCACCATCGGCACCCTGCACGTCGCCGCCGCGATCGTCGCCGAGGCGTCGCTGAGCTACCTCGGCCTCGGCGTGCCCAGGGAGACCGTCACCTGGGGCTCGATGCTCGCCGACGGCCAGCTCTATCTGGGCACGTCCTGGTGGCTCGCGGTCTTCCCCGGAACGGCCCTGATGATCACCTCACTCGCTGTCAACATCACCGGCGACGCCCTGCGCGACGTCGCGGACCCGAAGGCGTACCGCCGATGA
- a CDS encoding ABC transporter substrate-binding protein, producing MERIRQGRAVDRSHPSRRDMVRLAGLLIPAVAAPALLTGCGANPAGRAGNVLRVSQPGDALTMDPQKQGDMVSMNALINMFDTLTTRGRDNTLQPRLALSWTARDEHTWRFRLRPGVTFHNGEVCDAAAVKFSIERLLDPATRSPIVELRYVKNVSVVDRLTVDLHTTLHDPILPDKLSLFGGVVVPPRYLADVGDKGFAEHPVGTGPFAFVSWQRDHELRMRANPRHWQGRPSVDELVFSPAPNASSSLAALQSGGVDLVAGLTPDAAQQLDGYTGVTLDSYPGIRTSYLSLDTLDGGPMGDRRVRQALNHAIDVPLLIKAVLNGRAREVPAMIPRGAFGFDPGVKPFTRSAATARALLAEAGYPHGFSTALTASNIDSNVAEALAGLLADAGVHARVNLLDPGTYSSRLTSDNHGALGPMYLAASTVWTLDGESMLQSVVRSDRRQSRWHSKEADRLIDIEELSVHPAERKRAFSDLQRLMRREAPFVFLYQLDNILARNQRPRWKPGSAGSLDMQSAEVAV from the coding sequence ATGGAACGAATACGTCAGGGGCGTGCTGTGGACCGCAGCCATCCGTCCCGCCGCGACATGGTGCGGCTCGCCGGGCTCCTCATACCCGCGGTCGCTGCCCCGGCCCTCCTGACGGGGTGCGGAGCGAATCCCGCCGGGCGTGCGGGCAATGTCCTACGGGTCTCGCAGCCCGGGGACGCGCTGACCATGGACCCGCAGAAGCAGGGCGACATGGTGTCGATGAACGCCCTGATCAACATGTTCGACACGCTGACCACGCGGGGACGCGACAACACGCTGCAGCCACGACTCGCCCTCTCCTGGACGGCCCGTGACGAGCACACCTGGCGCTTCAGGCTGCGCCCCGGCGTGACCTTCCACAACGGCGAGGTCTGTGACGCGGCAGCCGTGAAGTTCAGCATCGAGCGGCTGCTCGATCCCGCGACCAGGTCGCCCATCGTCGAGCTCCGCTATGTGAAGAACGTCAGTGTGGTCGACAGGCTCACCGTGGACCTGCACACGACACTGCACGACCCGATCCTGCCCGACAAGCTCTCGCTGTTCGGTGGAGTGGTCGTGCCACCGCGCTACCTGGCCGACGTCGGTGACAAGGGTTTCGCCGAGCACCCGGTCGGGACGGGGCCCTTCGCCTTCGTCAGCTGGCAGCGCGACCACGAACTGCGGATGCGGGCCAACCCCCGGCACTGGCAGGGCCGTCCGAGCGTGGACGAACTGGTCTTCAGCCCGGCGCCCAACGCTTCCTCCTCACTGGCGGCACTGCAGAGCGGCGGAGTCGATCTCGTCGCGGGACTGACCCCCGACGCTGCGCAGCAGCTCGACGGCTACACCGGCGTGACGCTGGACAGTTACCCCGGCATCCGCACCTCCTATCTCTCCCTGGACACGCTCGACGGCGGCCCGATGGGCGACCGGCGGGTGCGTCAGGCGCTCAACCACGCCATCGACGTGCCCCTGCTGATCAAGGCGGTACTGAACGGAAGGGCCCGTGAGGTTCCCGCGATGATTCCGCGCGGAGCCTTCGGGTTCGACCCCGGCGTGAAGCCGTTCACCCGCTCTGCCGCGACCGCCCGCGCCCTGCTGGCCGAAGCCGGATATCCGCACGGTTTCTCCACCGCCCTCACCGCGTCCAACATCGACTCCAATGTCGCCGAAGCGCTCGCGGGGCTGCTGGCCGACGCGGGTGTGCACGCCCGCGTCAACCTCCTCGACCCCGGCACGTACTCGAGCCGGCTCACCTCCGACAACCACGGCGCGCTCGGCCCGATGTACCTGGCGGCCAGCACGGTCTGGACCCTCGACGGGGAGAGCATGCTCCAGTCGGTGGTCCGCAGCGACCGGCGCCAGAGCCGTTGGCACTCCAAGGAGGCGGACCGGCTCATCGACATCGAGGAGCTGTCGGTGCATCCCGCCGAACGGAAGCGGGCCTTCTCCGACCTGCAGCGGCTGATGCGGCGGGAAGCCCCCTTCGTCTTCCTCTACCAGCTCGACAACATCCTGGCCCGCAACCAGCGGCCCCGGTGGAAGCCGGGATCCGCCGGCTCGCTGGACATGCAGAGCGCGGAGGTCGCGGTATGA
- a CDS encoding creatininase family protein → MTWREVRAAGEHGIALLPIGSQEQHADHLPMGTDTLLVEAVIERAGALLAEEPPVAGIVRLPALPYGHSPHHLFAAALSLSAQTLGAVLDDVLDSLVTSGFRRIMVVNGHGGNDEIMRLAVKRFALRADVTVAACSYWNVISGEEDGGRPEVTPGHAGWFETSLMLAARPGLVREPVPVRTPVSPPPLFDHPPYPGLTVERHGEWERVGGSTDDASGADAARGHRLLADRASGLARAIRAFDAATIRAPR, encoded by the coding sequence ATGACCTGGCGTGAGGTACGGGCGGCCGGAGAGCACGGCATCGCCCTGCTGCCCATCGGCTCGCAGGAGCAGCACGCGGACCACCTTCCGATGGGCACCGACACACTGCTCGTCGAAGCGGTGATCGAACGGGCCGGCGCGCTGCTCGCGGAGGAGCCGCCGGTGGCAGGCATCGTGCGACTGCCCGCCCTTCCGTACGGGCACAGCCCCCACCACTTGTTCGCCGCGGCCCTCTCGCTCTCCGCGCAGACGCTCGGCGCGGTACTGGACGATGTGCTGGATTCGCTGGTCACCAGCGGCTTCCGCCGGATCATGGTCGTCAACGGACACGGCGGCAACGACGAGATCATGCGGCTGGCGGTGAAGCGGTTCGCGCTCCGCGCCGATGTCACCGTTGCCGCCTGCTCGTACTGGAACGTCATCTCGGGCGAGGAGGACGGCGGCCGCCCCGAAGTCACCCCGGGGCACGCCGGCTGGTTCGAGACCTCGCTGATGCTGGCGGCCCGTCCGGGCCTTGTCCGTGAGCCGGTCCCCGTCCGTACCCCCGTGTCGCCACCACCGCTCTTCGACCACCCGCCGTACCCGGGACTGACCGTGGAGCGCCACGGCGAATGGGAACGGGTCGGCGGTTCGACCGATGACGCGTCCGGAGCCGATGCAGCACGAGGGCACCGGCTGCTCGCCGACCGGGCAAGCGGACTGGCCCGGGCCATCCGCGCCTTCGACGCGGCCACCATCCGAGCACCTCGCTGA
- a CDS encoding serine hydrolase domain-containing protein translates to MSALAQLLVTGREHRVFSGAAWSVGTADGPLDRGWTGTRSWDGPPLDGGELWDLASVTKPVAGLAVMALVESGALALTDTAGDHLPAYRGGDKASLTVSQLLSHTSGLPGQVALYRDHPTRASLLEAIRLLPLTAEPGTRVQYSSQGFILLGLIAEAAAGRPLDELVDRLVCAPLGMTGTGFNPDAAGRARAVSTEDCPWRGCVVTGEVHDENAAVIGGVGAHAGLFAPLADMERLGRSLAGGGSGLLRPATFALMTAPHTDGLGLRRALAWQGQDPVGSPVGRSFGPDAFGHTGFTGTSIWVDPAHGRYAVLLTNRVHPARDGEGIAAVRRAFHDTASALPPAMPGGRPAEPHTLPGRRPRPPH, encoded by the coding sequence ATGAGCGCCCTGGCACAGCTGCTCGTCACCGGCCGCGAGCACCGGGTGTTCTCGGGGGCCGCCTGGTCCGTCGGCACCGCCGACGGTCCGCTGGACCGGGGCTGGACGGGTACCAGGAGCTGGGACGGGCCGCCACTGGACGGCGGCGAACTGTGGGATCTCGCCTCCGTGACGAAGCCGGTGGCCGGTCTCGCGGTGATGGCCCTGGTCGAGAGCGGCGCACTCGCGCTCACCGACACCGCGGGCGACCATCTGCCCGCCTACCGGGGCGGCGACAAGGCCTCCCTGACGGTCAGTCAGCTACTGAGCCACACCTCCGGACTGCCCGGGCAGGTGGCGCTCTACCGGGACCACCCGACCCGGGCGTCGCTGCTGGAGGCAATACGTCTGCTGCCGCTGACAGCCGAGCCCGGCACCCGGGTCCAGTACTCCTCGCAGGGGTTCATCCTGCTCGGGCTGATCGCCGAGGCCGCCGCCGGCCGGCCCCTCGACGAGCTGGTGGACCGGCTGGTCTGCGCCCCTCTCGGGATGACCGGCACCGGCTTCAATCCGGATGCCGCGGGTCGCGCCCGCGCGGTGTCCACCGAGGACTGTCCGTGGCGTGGGTGCGTGGTGACCGGCGAGGTGCACGACGAGAACGCGGCCGTGATCGGCGGGGTCGGCGCCCACGCGGGCCTGTTCGCCCCGCTCGCCGACATGGAGCGGCTGGGACGCTCACTCGCGGGCGGCGGCAGCGGACTGCTGCGGCCCGCCACCTTCGCCCTGATGACAGCACCGCACACCGACGGCCTCGGGCTGCGCCGTGCTCTTGCCTGGCAGGGCCAGGACCCGGTCGGCTCGCCTGTCGGCCGGTCCTTCGGCCCCGATGCGTTCGGGCACACCGGCTTCACCGGGACCAGTATCTGGGTCGACCCGGCGCACGGCCGCTACGCCGTGCTGCTGACCAACCGGGTGCACCCGGCCAGGGACGGCGAGGGCATCGCGGCCGTGCGGCGGGCCTTCCATGACACGGCGAGCGCGCTGCCCCCGGCTATGCCCGGTGGCCGGCCTGCGGAACCTCACACCCTTCCGGGCCGCAGACCTCGCCCTCCCCACTGA
- a CDS encoding ABC transporter permease — protein sequence MTDLSLPEPAARAGNDSRARERSRLLRAVLVRLGTALLVLLCAATASFFLVRLSGDPVKQLLPPDATAHQESVLRASLGLNRPLFSQYIDFIAGLPRLDFGNSLFYNEPVRTVLADRLPATIELAGAALVVTLVIALPAGVFAAMRRGRASDRTVMTGVLLGQSTPPFWVGILLILIFAVGLHVLPASGYGTFANLVLPAVTLAVYSVAVVARLLRSSLIDVLSSDHIRTARAKGFGPLKVVLGHGLRNASLPVVTVVGLEIGSLLGGAILTEQVFSWPGVGQLTIEAISKRDFPLVQATVLFFAATFVVVNLLVDLSYSFLDPRVRTTR from the coding sequence ATGACCGATCTGTCCCTTCCGGAGCCGGCCGCGCGGGCCGGCAACGACTCACGGGCCCGCGAACGGTCACGGCTGCTGCGCGCCGTCCTGGTGCGGCTGGGCACCGCGCTGCTGGTGCTGCTGTGCGCGGCGACCGCCTCGTTCTTCCTGGTCCGCCTCTCCGGCGATCCGGTCAAACAACTGCTTCCGCCGGATGCCACGGCGCACCAGGAAAGCGTTCTTCGGGCGAGCCTCGGTCTGAACAGGCCGCTGTTCAGCCAGTACATCGACTTCATCGCGGGCCTGCCCCGCCTCGACTTCGGCAACTCACTCTTCTACAACGAGCCGGTCAGGACCGTGCTGGCGGACCGGCTCCCGGCCACCATCGAACTCGCGGGTGCCGCACTGGTGGTGACGCTGGTCATCGCCCTGCCCGCCGGGGTCTTCGCGGCGATGCGCCGAGGCCGGGCGTCGGACCGCACGGTGATGACCGGGGTTCTGCTGGGGCAGTCCACACCGCCCTTCTGGGTCGGCATCCTGCTGATCCTGATCTTCGCCGTCGGACTGCACGTCCTTCCGGCGTCCGGATACGGCACGTTCGCCAACCTCGTGCTGCCCGCTGTCACCCTCGCCGTCTACTCGGTCGCGGTCGTCGCCCGGCTGCTGCGCTCCTCGCTGATCGACGTGCTCTCGTCGGATCACATCAGAACGGCCAGGGCCAAGGGCTTCGGGCCGCTGAAAGTGGTGCTCGGCCACGGGCTGCGCAATGCCTCGCTGCCGGTGGTGACGGTGGTCGGCCTCGAGATCGGCAGTCTGCTCGGCGGCGCAATCCTCACCGAGCAGGTCTTCTCCTGGCCCGGTGTAGGGCAGCTCACCATCGAGGCCATCTCCAAACGCGACTTCCCCCTGGTGCAGGCCACCGTGCTGTTCTTCGCCGCCACCTTCGTCGTGGTGAACCTGCTGGTGGACCTCTCCTACAGCTTCCTCGACCCGAGGGTGAGGACCACCCGATGA
- a CDS encoding DsbA family oxidoreductase, with protein sequence MRVEIWSDIACPWCYVGKARFEKALAGFPHRDRVEVVHRSFELDPGRAKGDSAPVLDMLGKKYGLTPQQAQDAENNIGANAGAEGLAYRTEGRDHGNTFDMHRLLHFAREQGRQDELIGLLYRANFADEQSVFEGDERLVELAAEAGLDAAAAREVLADPAAYADDVRADEREAAELGANGVPFYVLDRAFGVSGAQPVEVFAQALGQAWDAKPRLATISGEGEVCGPEGCEVPQAGHRA encoded by the coding sequence ATGCGCGTCGAGATCTGGAGCGACATCGCCTGCCCGTGGTGCTACGTGGGGAAGGCCCGCTTCGAGAAGGCGCTCGCCGGCTTTCCGCACCGTGACCGGGTCGAGGTGGTGCACCGGTCCTTCGAACTCGACCCGGGACGGGCGAAGGGCGACTCCGCACCGGTTCTCGACATGCTCGGCAAGAAGTACGGTCTCACCCCGCAGCAGGCCCAGGACGCGGAGAACAACATCGGGGCCAACGCCGGGGCCGAGGGGCTGGCCTACCGCACCGAGGGGCGGGACCACGGGAACACCTTCGACATGCACCGACTGCTGCACTTCGCCAGGGAGCAGGGGCGTCAGGACGAGCTGATCGGCCTCCTCTACCGCGCCAACTTCGCCGACGAGCAGTCCGTCTTCGAGGGCGACGAGCGGCTGGTGGAGCTGGCCGCCGAAGCGGGGCTCGACGCGGCGGCGGCCCGCGAGGTGCTCGCCGACCCGGCCGCCTATGCCGACGACGTACGGGCGGACGAGCGGGAGGCGGCCGAGCTGGGGGCCAACGGGGTGCCGTTCTACGTGCTGGACAGGGCGTTCGGCGTCTCGGGAGCGCAGCCCGTCGAGGTCTTCGCGCAGGCGCTCGGCCAGGCGTGGGACGCCAAGCCCCGGTTGGCGACGATCAGTGGGGAGGGCGAGGTCTGCGGCCCGGAAGGGTGTGAGGTTCCGCAGGCCGGCCACCGGGCATAG
- a CDS encoding IclR family transcriptional regulator, with product MPNTVNTRSSEQDPGKGPVDKAMEVLEVLVQGGAPHRLAEIARRTGLSKPTVHRHLRAMAQHGFAEPAEGGSYRAGPRLLGLAAAALDAGPDLRLVRPVLADLRSRTGQVAHYAARHGTEAVQLEQSEAAGGYRMSVRPGGRTPLYCSAVGLAMLSALPSPEVDATLGDTPLATHTPHTLTDPAALRATLARAAQLGYAVDDEYHERDVRAVAAPVLDGDGRLVGAVGISGLTFTLDPESAELFGPMVRAAARTVSAGLGSTGPALGVVGSTAAQGGEHT from the coding sequence ATGCCGAACACGGTCAACACCCGATCGAGCGAGCAGGACCCCGGGAAGGGCCCCGTCGACAAAGCCATGGAGGTGCTCGAGGTCCTTGTCCAGGGGGGCGCGCCGCACCGCCTGGCCGAGATCGCCCGACGCACCGGCCTGTCCAAACCGACCGTCCACCGCCATCTCAGGGCGATGGCCCAGCACGGCTTCGCCGAGCCCGCGGAAGGCGGCAGCTATCGCGCGGGGCCCCGGCTCCTGGGGCTGGCAGCAGCAGCGCTGGACGCGGGTCCCGATCTCCGGCTGGTCCGCCCGGTCCTCGCCGACCTGCGCAGCCGCACGGGGCAGGTCGCCCACTACGCGGCGCGGCACGGCACCGAAGCGGTGCAGCTGGAACAGTCGGAAGCGGCCGGCGGCTATCGGATGAGCGTCCGGCCCGGCGGGCGGACGCCGCTGTACTGCAGTGCGGTGGGTCTGGCCATGCTCTCCGCGCTGCCGTCACCGGAAGTGGACGCAACTCTCGGCGACACGCCGCTCGCCACACACACCCCGCACACGCTCACCGACCCGGCAGCGCTCCGGGCGACGCTGGCCCGGGCGGCCCAGCTCGGTTACGCGGTCGACGACGAGTACCACGAACGGGATGTCCGCGCGGTGGCCGCACCGGTCCTCGACGGGGACGGGCGGCTGGTCGGCGCGGTCGGCATCTCCGGGCTGACGTTCACCCTGGATCCGGAGAGCGCCGAGCTGTTCGGTCCCATGGTGCGGGCGGCTGCCCGCACGGTATCCGCGGGCCTCGGCAGCACCGGGCCGGCGCTCGGGGTGGTCGGAAGCACCGCCGCACAGGGCGGAGAGCACACATGA
- a CDS encoding ROK family protein produces MIDGRSSLRLVPDPAPGPVVPAPARTLGAVELVPGRITAAVVTMSGAVIARAEVPYDAATAAPGDIDAACAVVSRVFGGHAPDGIGVAAAGLIDTAAGQVIEVNDVPALRGYPVADRLRALTGRPVRVEHRARLQVLGDRWFGAGRGRRTFASVSTGEVLGVGILYDGEVLAPPGGRSGAHMTVSATGDTCTCGRRGCWKTVATTRWLRERSRAAGDGSPVSLGALVERDDTSARRVVEEYAQNLALGLVNVQQLFAPGLFVLHGEAREGGERFRTLIEERLRADSADGASAAAEQPRVLVSGAAVDDVALLGGAGLVLSHL; encoded by the coding sequence ATGATCGATGGACGTTCTTCGCTGCGGTTGGTGCCCGATCCCGCGCCGGGCCCCGTCGTGCCGGCCCCGGCACGGACGCTCGGTGCGGTCGAGCTGGTGCCCGGTCGGATCACGGCGGCCGTGGTGACGATGTCCGGCGCCGTCATCGCGCGGGCCGAGGTGCCGTACGACGCGGCCACCGCGGCGCCCGGGGACATCGACGCGGCCTGTGCCGTGGTCAGCCGGGTCTTCGGGGGTCACGCACCGGACGGCATCGGGGTCGCGGCAGCCGGTCTCATCGACACGGCCGCCGGGCAGGTCATCGAGGTGAACGACGTTCCCGCGCTGCGCGGATACCCGGTGGCCGACCGGCTGCGGGCGCTCACCGGGCGGCCCGTGCGGGTGGAGCACCGGGCGAGACTCCAGGTGCTCGGCGACCGCTGGTTCGGCGCCGGGCGGGGACGGCGCACCTTCGCCTCGGTCTCCACCGGTGAGGTGCTGGGTGTGGGCATCCTCTACGACGGCGAGGTACTGGCCCCGCCCGGAGGCCGCAGCGGCGCCCATATGACCGTCTCCGCCACCGGTGACACCTGCACCTGCGGCAGACGGGGCTGCTGGAAGACCGTGGCCACCACGCGATGGCTCCGCGAGCGCTCGCGGGCGGCCGGCGACGGGTCCCCGGTGTCGCTGGGCGCACTCGTGGAGCGGGACGACACGTCCGCCCGCCGGGTGGTGGAGGAGTACGCGCAGAATCTTGCCCTCGGGCTCGTGAACGTGCAGCAGCTCTTCGCGCCGGGGCTCTTCGTTCTGCACGGTGAGGCACGGGAGGGCGGTGAGCGTTTCCGTACGCTCATCGAGGAGCGGCTCAGAGCCGACAGCGCCGACGGCGCATCGGCAGCCGCCGAGCAGCCCAGGGTGCTGGTGAGCGGGGCGGCCGTGGACGATGTGGCCCTGCTCGGCGGTGCCGGGCTCGTCCTGTCGCACCTCTAG
- a CDS encoding ABC transporter ATP-binding protein: protein MKPTRPTSPVPPGPPAEPVLRINDLRVDFELDTSTVHAVRGVSLQVGAGETLAVVGESGSGKTATALSVLRLNPAPPCRYTAGEILFDGQDLLALPEKQLGRIRGHDIAMVFQDPMTSLDPLQRVGSQVAEVVRHHQGLSRARARESAVAALNEVGIPDPERSYRQYPHELSGGLRQRVMIATALVSRPRVLIADEPTTALDVTVQRQILDLLVELRQRHGMAVVLITHDLGVVAETADRVAVMNRGEVVETGDVMDIFEQPKDEYTRRLLEATPRLEPV, encoded by the coding sequence ATGAAGCCCACCCGACCCACCTCGCCCGTACCGCCCGGCCCACCGGCGGAACCGGTCCTGCGCATCAATGACCTGCGTGTCGACTTCGAGCTGGACACCTCCACGGTGCATGCCGTCCGGGGGGTCTCGCTCCAGGTCGGAGCCGGGGAGACGCTCGCCGTCGTCGGCGAGTCGGGCAGTGGCAAGACGGCCACCGCGCTGTCCGTGCTGCGTCTCAACCCGGCGCCTCCATGCCGCTACACCGCGGGCGAGATCCTCTTCGACGGCCAGGACCTGCTGGCACTGCCGGAGAAGCAGCTGGGACGGATCAGGGGCCATGACATCGCCATGGTCTTCCAGGACCCGATGACCAGCCTCGACCCGCTGCAACGGGTCGGCAGCCAGGTCGCCGAGGTGGTCCGCCACCATCAGGGCCTCTCCCGAGCCCGAGCCAGGGAGAGCGCCGTCGCGGCACTGAACGAGGTCGGCATCCCCGACCCCGAACGCAGCTACCGGCAGTACCCTCACGAACTCTCCGGCGGCCTGCGCCAACGCGTGATGATCGCGACGGCGCTGGTGAGCCGCCCGCGGGTGCTCATCGCCGACGAACCCACCACCGCACTGGACGTCACCGTGCAACGGCAGATCCTCGATCTCCTCGTCGAGCTGCGGCAGCGCCACGGCATGGCCGTGGTGCTCATCACCCACGACCTCGGTGTGGTGGCCGAGACCGCCGACAGGGTCGCCGTGATGAACCGCGGCGAGGTCGTCGAGACCGGTGACGTCATGGACATATTCGAGCAGCCGAAGGACGAATACACCCGGCGGCTGCTCGAAGCCACCCCCCGATTGGAGCCGGTATGA